In one Legionella clemsonensis genomic region, the following are encoded:
- a CDS encoding FAD-dependent oxidoreductase, translating to MKSATEVLIVGAGPTGLMLALELARQKINFRIIDKKSETSQHIKATAVSSVALEGFGDFDYATPFIKTGNPTHALVVYAENKLITHAPWVGIESKYPCYFLIGQNYVEKFQEQLLNQLGAHVEWGVEFKNYVDKENYIEASVQGQQTEVIHCNYLIGCDGSHSSVRKKGNFVSKSKKYPSHYMVADLVVHGDFNPGHWYFFLAKNGFASISGLPDNRWGVLVSLPKTEIYEKGRQPTLEELQQYFDGLSPIPGQLSDPRWISHFHTYLTSVDTRQKGRVILCGDAAHQVSPLTSLGMNSGLLDARNLGWKLALECQGVSAKGLLESYQEEQEQTIKPARLLSDMNEKSFSMTGIISREYRDHLTELMMQLEPAKKYFGGLLSQTKVSMTKSPIVDEFIGLPIHWSSTEHLSANSSCLRAWAEFGKGPRAGERAPDIYAATTSKQDNTQWLFEKRLAGKHGLFIFLTSNNPSDDLKKTIHELLENIKIQYGSWINAYLVVDKKSTIENTGLAEIIIDKDHKIHERYGAAGECLYLIRPDQFVGFRSIPLRWDKLKSHLQTIFYK from the coding sequence ATGAAATCAGCGACAGAGGTGCTTATTGTTGGTGCAGGTCCTACGGGGTTAATGCTAGCTTTAGAACTTGCTCGTCAAAAAATTAACTTTCGCATTATTGATAAAAAAAGTGAGACTTCCCAGCATATCAAAGCAACTGCTGTTTCGTCAGTAGCACTTGAAGGTTTTGGTGACTTTGATTATGCAACGCCTTTTATAAAAACAGGAAATCCAACCCATGCCCTTGTTGTCTATGCTGAAAATAAATTGATTACTCATGCCCCCTGGGTAGGTATAGAATCAAAATATCCTTGTTATTTTTTAATCGGTCAGAATTATGTCGAAAAATTTCAGGAGCAATTATTAAATCAGTTAGGCGCTCATGTGGAATGGGGAGTAGAATTTAAAAACTATGTCGATAAAGAGAATTATATCGAGGCGAGTGTACAAGGCCAACAAACAGAGGTAATTCATTGCAACTATCTCATTGGTTGTGACGGCTCCCATAGTTCGGTACGCAAAAAGGGCAATTTTGTAAGCAAGAGCAAAAAATATCCTTCGCATTATATGGTGGCAGACTTAGTCGTCCATGGTGATTTTAATCCCGGGCACTGGTATTTCTTTTTAGCAAAAAATGGCTTCGCCTCAATCAGTGGATTACCCGATAACCGTTGGGGAGTGCTTGTCTCCTTGCCTAAAACCGAAATTTATGAAAAAGGCCGACAACCTACCCTTGAGGAGTTGCAACAATATTTTGACGGACTATCACCCATTCCGGGTCAACTATCCGATCCACGCTGGATCTCCCATTTTCATACTTATCTAACATCAGTTGATACCCGCCAAAAAGGACGCGTCATTTTGTGCGGCGATGCCGCTCATCAAGTAAGCCCACTTACCTCTTTAGGCATGAATTCAGGCTTGCTCGATGCTCGAAATTTAGGTTGGAAACTGGCCTTGGAATGCCAGGGCGTCTCGGCAAAAGGATTATTGGAGAGCTATCAAGAGGAACAAGAGCAAACTATAAAACCGGCAAGACTATTATCCGATATGAATGAAAAATCTTTTTCAATGACCGGCATTATCTCACGTGAGTATCGCGATCACCTTACTGAGCTTATGATGCAACTTGAGCCTGCCAAAAAATATTTCGGTGGCTTATTATCGCAAACTAAAGTAAGCATGACTAAAAGTCCCATCGTGGATGAATTTATCGGCTTACCAATCCATTGGTCTTCAACAGAGCATTTATCAGCAAATAGTTCTTGCTTGCGCGCTTGGGCAGAGTTTGGGAAAGGACCTCGCGCAGGTGAAAGAGCGCCAGATATTTATGCGGCCACTACCAGCAAACAAGATAATACCCAGTGGCTCTTTGAAAAACGATTGGCAGGGAAACATGGATTATTTATCTTTTTAACCAGCAATAATCCTTCTGATGACCTAAAGAAAACAATTCATGAGCTCTTAGAGAATATCAAGATCCAATATGGTTCATGGATAAACGCTTATTTAGTGGTGGATAAGAAGTCTACTATAGAAAATACGGGGCTTGCTGAAATAATTATTGATAAGGACCATAAAATTCATGAACGCTATGGTGCCGCTGGGGAATGCCTCTACTTAATCCGTCCTGATCAGTTTGTAGGTTTTCGCAGTATTCCTTTACGCTGGGACAAGCTTAAATCGCATTTACAAACCATCTTTTATAAGTGA
- a CDS encoding TonB-dependent receptor, producing MLRIIGKIIAIYLLYSFALYAAPPNTDYSPTSYVGTTGRFQVSSPLTYNSAFSLLGEGGTRNLRFNATLGWYIQDNQLLALSGEFLRQNITYSFFSGNSREWVKQGALGTYYKYALPQYRLSPEVKLGGGYSHAPNKNLATKAGSFYDENVLILYTNARRIAGSDAYYLNPSISISPWSGSRIGAELNYDNVNYDELYISNHDADGFGGTFRISQQLSERTDLNLTSGFRRPFNAYSGSINHRPMGFPNWSIGVFGLYVDGKHALPNTYNLGVSVSYTVDQNTLTPGIASSDEINRTRLMREPVKPAIYLPQVLAIADERVTLFVPPSPPPPPPPPPPPPPPPPCLPPSVIGVIPDQEVFAPGTADIATAQAFSGEDLTFSMETTNPSPSTVTIDPATGVVTVNAEPNEVTTSFTVTVTATNECGSASTSFTVTVPVAA from the coding sequence ATGTTAAGAATAATAGGCAAAATAATTGCGATTTATTTGCTGTACTCATTTGCACTTTATGCAGCCCCTCCTAATACTGATTATTCGCCAACATCCTATGTGGGAACCACAGGACGGTTTCAAGTTTCAAGTCCGCTTACCTACAATTCCGCTTTTTCGTTATTAGGTGAAGGAGGAACTAGAAATTTACGTTTTAATGCCACATTAGGCTGGTATATTCAAGATAACCAACTGCTTGCCCTATCTGGGGAATTCCTAAGACAAAATATTACCTATTCTTTCTTTTCAGGTAATAGCAGAGAATGGGTTAAACAAGGCGCCTTGGGCACATATTATAAATATGCTCTTCCACAATATCGTTTGTCTCCAGAAGTGAAGCTTGGGGGAGGCTACTCTCATGCACCTAATAAAAATCTAGCGACCAAAGCGGGAAGTTTTTATGATGAAAACGTCTTAATATTGTATACAAACGCACGCCGTATTGCAGGTTCAGATGCTTATTATCTTAATCCGAGCATTAGCATAAGCCCTTGGAGCGGCTCTAGGATAGGGGCTGAACTAAATTATGATAATGTTAATTATGATGAGTTGTACATCAGCAACCACGATGCAGATGGATTTGGAGGTACTTTTCGTATTAGTCAACAGCTCAGTGAAAGAACTGACTTAAATTTAACTTCAGGATTTCGTAGACCTTTTAATGCTTACTCTGGCAGTATAAATCATAGACCAATGGGCTTTCCTAATTGGTCGATTGGGGTATTCGGCCTCTATGTAGACGGTAAACATGCCTTGCCGAATACCTACAACCTCGGCGTAAGTGTCAGTTACACAGTAGACCAAAACACTCTGACGCCAGGTATTGCAAGCAGTGATGAGATAAATAGAACTCGCTTAATGCGTGAGCCAGTAAAACCTGCTATTTATCTGCCACAGGTTTTAGCTATCGCTGATGAAAGAGTGACTCTTTTTGTTCCACCATCGCCACCTCCGCCACCTCCACCACCACCTCCGCCACCTCCACCACCTCCTTGCCTACCACCTTCGGTAATAGGTGTTATACCGGATCAAGAAGTATTTGCCCCCGGAACAGCGGATATAGCCACAGCTCAGGCTTTTAGTGGCGAGGATTTAACTTTCTCGATGGAAACAACAAATCCATCTCCAAGTACAGTGACGATTGATCCTGCCACTGGTGTGGTTACTGTAAATGCTGAACCCAATGAAGTCACAACGTCATTTACTGTAACCGTCACTGCGACAAACGAGTGTGGCTCAGCTTCAACATCATTTACTGTTACAGTACCCGTTGCCGCGTGA
- a CDS encoding MFS transporter: protein MTIRGLIIWLICAFFFLYEFFLRTVLGTFQSSLMKDLHLSAVQFAIVSSTAYQIIYGLMQLPVGIIADRYGLKKTLLIAALICAFSNLGFALIHDYKMALFFRLLMGLGSSFGFVCLLLAVYDWLPRKNIAFFIGLSQFIGTLGPMLAAGPLNALLEANFFGWRELFVVLALIGVAFAVLVCCFVEKNRETTTSFYVLARPSSLLSNLYRLVRQKQIWWIGFYSSSVYFSLEYLSENEGTSFLMAKGYSATFAAYLITVSWLGYALGCPVLGYLSDKLKQRKPVMLFSTCLVLLSLSVIIYFPLNQAGIMLSFFLLGIGASGQSIGFAIISEYCQYSYLTIGLAFNNTLIMFFGAISAPLIGNLLERSASTYPLLLNYQTNFSIMIVFILLGFAFSLLLIKETFCKQVHEITMLASKV from the coding sequence ATGACGATTCGTGGCCTTATCATTTGGCTTATCTGTGCTTTTTTCTTTTTGTATGAGTTTTTTCTGCGCACGGTATTGGGTACCTTTCAATCTTCTCTGATGAAGGATTTGCATTTGTCTGCAGTGCAATTTGCCATAGTAAGTTCAACTGCTTATCAAATTATTTATGGATTGATGCAGTTGCCGGTGGGAATTATCGCGGATCGCTATGGTTTGAAGAAAACTCTCTTGATTGCTGCGCTTATCTGTGCATTTTCAAACTTGGGTTTTGCGTTAATCCATGACTATAAAATGGCGCTATTCTTTCGACTGCTGATGGGATTGGGATCTTCTTTTGGTTTTGTTTGCTTATTACTGGCTGTTTATGATTGGCTACCGCGAAAAAACATTGCTTTCTTTATTGGCTTATCGCAATTTATAGGTACTCTAGGGCCTATGCTTGCTGCAGGTCCTTTAAATGCCCTTTTAGAAGCTAATTTTTTTGGGTGGCGTGAATTATTTGTCGTCCTTGCGTTAATAGGAGTGGCATTTGCTGTTCTTGTGTGTTGTTTTGTCGAAAAAAATAGGGAAACAACCACTTCTTTTTATGTGTTGGCAAGACCCTCATCACTACTTTCCAATTTGTATCGACTCGTTCGTCAAAAACAAATTTGGTGGATAGGATTTTATTCCTCAAGTGTTTATTTTTCTTTGGAATATTTATCAGAAAATGAAGGAACCTCTTTTTTGATGGCGAAAGGATATTCTGCCACGTTCGCAGCTTACCTGATTACTGTTTCATGGTTAGGTTATGCCCTAGGATGTCCTGTTTTGGGATATTTATCTGATAAATTAAAACAACGAAAACCTGTTATGCTCTTTAGTACCTGTTTGGTCCTCTTAAGTTTGAGTGTTATTATTTATTTCCCGCTTAATCAAGCAGGCATCATGTTATCTTTTTTTCTACTTGGTATTGGTGCCAGCGGCCAGAGTATAGGCTTTGCCATCATTAGTGAATACTGCCAGTATAGTTATCTCACGATAGGGCTTGCTTTTAATAATACTTTAATTATGTTTTTTGGTGCCATTAGTGCCCCGTTAATTGGCAATCTACTTGAGAGAAGTGCATCAACTTATCCTTTACTCCTTAACTATCAAACAAATTTTTCAATAATGATAGTTTTCATTTTGTTGGGGTTCGCTTTTAGTTTATTGCTAATTAAAGAAACTTTTTGCAAACAAGTTCATGAAATCACGATGTTGGCTTCCAAAGTCTAG
- a CDS encoding succinylglutamate desuccinylase/aspartoacylase family protein — protein sequence MKNSNLTICDATIHPGEVANLALPLPELYSCTSFYMPIKVVHGKQAGPCMLIFSALKGDELNGLEIIDRLLSPERLKNLHGTLIAIPVLNVLSLVNHLKTLSYEINLERCFPGKKYGTYGERMAHVFTKEILSKADYCIELQSGSLNHDILPQIYCNLSDAKSKALAQSFAAPVITNMKSKPHSLRQTSEKLHIPLLIYQAGEALRFNESAISLGLNGIYRVMQALAMLPACNEEATEGFKPVFSEDQDWIYSHMSGVLKSQVELGQRIHKKQIIGLINDPFGAGKMESIKAPSDGIVVGINRHPLIHEGQSIFKIASFIDNNRAETALEAWSETFIDETL from the coding sequence ATGAAGAATTCTAATCTGACTATATGTGACGCAACAATACATCCTGGTGAAGTGGCCAATCTAGCGCTCCCTCTCCCGGAATTATACTCATGTACTTCCTTTTATATGCCTATTAAAGTGGTTCATGGCAAACAGGCAGGCCCCTGCATGCTTATCTTTTCTGCATTAAAAGGCGATGAATTAAATGGCCTTGAAATCATTGACCGTTTGTTAAGTCCTGAGAGATTAAAAAATTTACACGGTACATTGATTGCTATTCCTGTGTTAAATGTACTGTCATTAGTAAATCATCTAAAAACATTGTCTTACGAAATTAATCTCGAGCGTTGTTTTCCTGGAAAAAAATATGGAACTTATGGGGAAAGAATGGCCCATGTTTTTACCAAGGAAATATTATCCAAGGCTGATTACTGCATTGAATTACAAAGCGGTTCATTAAACCATGACATTTTGCCGCAAATATACTGCAATTTATCGGATGCAAAAAGTAAAGCGCTTGCGCAATCTTTCGCAGCCCCTGTCATAACCAATATGAAATCCAAACCCCATTCCTTACGACAAACTTCCGAAAAACTTCATATTCCCTTGCTTATTTATCAAGCGGGGGAAGCATTGCGTTTTAATGAATCTGCAATCTCTCTCGGGTTGAATGGTATTTACAGGGTGATGCAGGCACTGGCTATGTTACCAGCTTGTAATGAAGAGGCTACAGAGGGTTTCAAGCCTGTTTTTTCAGAAGATCAGGATTGGATTTATTCTCATATGAGTGGGGTACTAAAAAGCCAGGTTGAATTAGGTCAGCGCATTCACAAAAAGCAAATTATAGGATTAATTAATGATCCTTTCGGAGCAGGGAAAATGGAGTCTATCAAAGCACCATCGGATGGTATTGTAGTCGGTATCAATCGTCACCCTCTTATTCATGAGGGTCAGTCTATTTTTAAAATCGCTTCATTTATCGACAATAATCGAGCTGAAACTGCTTTAGAGGCATGGAGCGAAACATTCATTGACGAAACACTTTGA
- a CDS encoding N-acetylglutaminylglutamine amidotransferase: MCGIAGEFQFNKKNIPLYNLEKAMHKQFSRGPDDGQIYLTKGIALGHRRLKIFDLSNRGMQPMVDSDLGLALVFNGAIYNFLELRQELAAKGYSFASDSDTEVLLKAYHAWGKNCVYRLSGMFAFAIWEQETGNLILARDRLGIKPLYYSANATSGFKFASTLPALIEFGDIDTAIDKIALHYYLTFHAIPEPLTILSGVKKLPAGAIMTVQPDGKIKEETYWQLHVNDSKTERHHDERYWINKTCEVLKSVTQRQLAADVPVGILLSGGLDSSLLVAVASMLGQKEIETFSIGFESTNGEAGDEFSYSNLIASAFNTKHRQIFISNKQLANSLAGCVSAMSEPMLSHDNIGFYLLSQEVAKQVKVVLSGQGADEIFAGYHWFQTINEHHTQPSDTAQLIFDRIADRSFKEYQQLVMPDFHTPCHALSFLEALCQKNGSANLIDNLLNYESTFALANGPLSRVDNMTMAASLEARVPFLDEEMINHAFSIPLQYKLPQGGKYILKQLGRTMLPKQIVDRPKGYFPVPALKYLEGSTLELMREVLSPKNIKHRGIFNSQAIENLFTQSEENFTPSGISKLWQVGLLEYWFQCHKI; this comes from the coding sequence ATGTGTGGTATTGCAGGTGAATTCCAATTCAATAAGAAAAATATTCCTCTCTATAATCTGGAAAAAGCGATGCATAAACAGTTTAGTCGTGGTCCTGATGATGGTCAAATATATCTCACTAAGGGCATAGCACTTGGCCATCGAAGATTAAAAATTTTTGATCTATCCAATCGCGGCATGCAACCCATGGTTGATTCTGATTTAGGATTGGCTCTGGTCTTTAATGGCGCTATCTATAATTTTTTGGAATTGCGTCAAGAGTTGGCAGCAAAAGGATATTCTTTTGCCTCAGACAGTGATACCGAAGTTCTTCTCAAAGCTTACCATGCTTGGGGAAAAAACTGTGTTTATCGGCTAAGTGGTATGTTTGCCTTCGCAATTTGGGAGCAGGAGACAGGAAACTTGATACTGGCTCGCGATCGCTTAGGTATTAAACCGCTTTATTACAGTGCTAATGCTACTAGCGGATTTAAATTTGCTTCAACCTTGCCAGCCTTGATTGAGTTTGGCGATATTGACACCGCAATTGATAAAATTGCACTGCACTATTATCTAACCTTTCATGCTATTCCTGAACCACTTACCATTTTATCAGGGGTAAAAAAGCTTCCTGCAGGCGCTATCATGACGGTGCAGCCTGATGGAAAAATTAAAGAAGAAACCTATTGGCAATTGCACGTTAATGATAGTAAAACGGAACGTCATCATGATGAACGCTATTGGATAAACAAAACCTGTGAGGTCTTAAAGTCGGTAACGCAACGTCAATTAGCCGCCGATGTGCCTGTGGGAATATTACTGTCTGGAGGTCTAGATTCCTCCTTGCTAGTGGCGGTTGCCTCTATGCTTGGCCAAAAAGAAATTGAAACATTTTCCATTGGCTTTGAAAGTACTAATGGTGAAGCGGGTGATGAATTTTCCTATTCCAATTTAATTGCTTCAGCGTTTAATACAAAGCATCGTCAAATTTTTATTTCAAATAAACAACTGGCTAACTCTCTGGCTGGCTGTGTCTCTGCCATGTCAGAGCCTATGTTAAGTCATGACAATATTGGCTTTTATTTATTGTCGCAAGAAGTTGCCAAGCAAGTTAAAGTCGTGCTTTCCGGTCAAGGAGCAGATGAAATTTTTGCTGGCTATCACTGGTTTCAAACGATAAATGAACATCATACCCAGCCCTCAGATACAGCACAGCTTATTTTTGACAGAATAGCCGATCGCTCTTTTAAGGAGTACCAACAACTTGTAATGCCAGACTTTCACACGCCATGTCATGCACTTTCTTTTTTAGAGGCACTGTGCCAAAAAAATGGTTCTGCTAATTTAATTGATAACCTGCTTAACTATGAAAGTACTTTTGCACTGGCAAACGGGCCCTTAAGTCGCGTTGACAATATGACCATGGCTGCAAGTCTTGAAGCAAGGGTTCCTTTTTTAGATGAAGAGATGATTAATCATGCTTTTTCCATTCCCTTGCAATATAAATTGCCTCAAGGGGGCAAGTACATATTAAAACAATTGGGACGTACAATGCTCCCAAAACAGATTGTTGACCGTCCCAAGGGCTATTTTCCTGTCCCTGCGTTAAAATATTTAGAGGGAAGCACCTTAGAGTTGATGCGGGAAGTACTTTCGCCCAAGAATATAAAGCACCGAGGTATTTTCAATAGTCAAGCAATTGAAAATTTATTTACCCAGTCAGAGGAAAATTTTACTCCTTCCGGCATCTCCAAATTATGGCAAGTCGGTCTGCTGGAATATTGGTTTCAATGTCATAAAATATAA
- a CDS encoding U-box domain-containing protein, with product MLYVIVNLPPQIPFNPFVSPNLFDVFNQIKNLSRQGPHSYITYETNSQKVNEYISNVATRPSRCVVLKMQGNHRYEIPQQRIEFMHALDKADFYVGAFHKAIPLPKVAKSTASVTSSPPAKQSAGFAKAVRYPSGQQRLLNLSRSSLKLPLDYAQSYSSLPITPKIVSRKTERQSPTSINKGSKPVVPQAPRQQIPSDRPVQPAPNRVAPPPRPPIPPRAVIPRQEVEAIRAPLPEIPVAALPVQPVGPLSHVPYPDIALKATATKAAEKLGEDLPMECMDPITLEPLTDPVEINRRVYNRETLEGMIKDGQFNDPFTREIIDPATAKPAPYMLEAISQHIAVIKGEEPPLVADHKDSHCIPLKSLFEQWEEVRKGPANLL from the coding sequence ATGCTATACGTCATCGTAAACTTGCCACCACAAATCCCATTTAATCCTTTTGTTTCCCCCAATCTCTTTGATGTATTTAATCAAATAAAAAACCTATCCAGGCAGGGACCTCATTCCTATATTACCTATGAAACGAATTCTCAAAAAGTTAATGAGTATATCAGCAATGTAGCGACGAGACCTTCTCGATGTGTTGTTTTAAAGATGCAAGGAAACCATCGCTATGAGATACCTCAGCAACGTATAGAATTTATGCATGCTCTAGACAAGGCAGATTTTTATGTGGGTGCTTTTCACAAAGCCATTCCCTTACCGAAAGTAGCAAAATCGACGGCCTCAGTAACCTCAAGTCCACCTGCAAAACAATCAGCAGGATTCGCTAAAGCAGTGCGCTATCCGTCTGGCCAACAAAGACTACTTAACCTAAGTCGCTCTTCTCTAAAATTGCCATTAGATTACGCACAATCTTACAGCTCATTACCAATTACCCCTAAAATTGTAAGTAGAAAGACTGAGCGTCAAAGCCCTACGTCAATAAACAAAGGTTCAAAGCCCGTCGTACCTCAAGCACCACGACAACAAATTCCTTCCGATAGGCCAGTGCAACCCGCTCCAAATCGTGTTGCCCCCCCACCACGTCCACCAATTCCACCAAGGGCGGTAATTCCTCGACAAGAAGTAGAAGCTATTCGAGCACCTCTCCCTGAAATTCCTGTCGCAGCACTTCCTGTACAACCCGTTGGCCCTTTAAGTCATGTGCCTTATCCTGATATAGCTTTAAAAGCAACAGCAACGAAGGCCGCAGAAAAATTGGGTGAAGATTTACCCATGGAATGCATGGATCCGATTACATTGGAGCCTCTTACTGATCCAGTAGAAATTAACCGTCGCGTCTATAATCGTGAAACACTTGAAGGTATGATTAAAGATGGACAATTTAATGATCCTTTTACCCGTGAGATAATTGATCCAGCCACAGCAAAACCGGCACCTTATATGCTCGAGGCCATTTCGCAACATATCGCTGTAATAAAGGGAGAGGAGCCTCCCTTAGTCGCTGATCATAAAGATAGTCACTGCATTCCTCTTAAGAGTTTATTCGAGCAATGGGAAGAAGTAAGAAAAGGACCTGCTAATTTATTATAA
- a CDS encoding 3-hydroxy-3-methylglutaryl-CoA reductase, translating into MKENFVQTNDSGLFFTKDFFEFCLRKQFNDPGLTVEAVNYVPSASEKMALELKHPKKGDHPIGVQRYNLSLVRQNQKETVSLIIKSKISEQQYLQAITHAFEKCGISTTTPLLDYMSQLEFMNVNRKEVTIYEMQKKYEAFQQFMPTCYGYFLDEKDGACVLILQYLSDDYLSLDPFNVEKWTQPAIESFINAVSQLHAVWYGRTSELSGFSCFKNVLNANKMQEFMPYWQALASAVEHAAIPFLSKTDYDLHQQWIHTILKWRPHIDNMKKTLVQNDCVPKNVGINLSSKFTEVYLYDWEIATIHVPQRDLVEFLAYVLPHSFSKELLNSYIERHRQQLTLHNQYPIDEKEWHFGFLYSAYDYLIQRVLPQLVFEKLEARNIETVYKNTRRMINLLTGE; encoded by the coding sequence ATGAAAGAAAATTTTGTCCAAACCAATGACTCAGGCCTTTTTTTTACCAAAGATTTTTTCGAATTTTGTTTAAGAAAACAGTTTAACGACCCAGGTTTAACAGTTGAAGCCGTTAATTATGTGCCCTCAGCGAGCGAAAAGATGGCGCTTGAATTAAAACACCCCAAGAAGGGTGATCATCCCATTGGCGTGCAACGCTATAACCTCTCCTTGGTTAGGCAAAATCAAAAAGAAACGGTTTCTTTAATTATAAAGTCAAAGATCAGTGAGCAACAATATTTGCAAGCAATTACCCACGCTTTTGAAAAATGTGGTATTTCCACCACCACTCCTCTCTTAGACTATATGTCACAGCTTGAATTTATGAATGTAAACCGTAAGGAAGTTACCATTTATGAGATGCAAAAAAAATACGAGGCATTCCAACAATTTATGCCCACCTGCTATGGCTATTTTCTTGATGAGAAAGATGGCGCTTGTGTTCTTATACTGCAGTATCTTTCTGATGATTACTTATCATTAGATCCATTCAATGTGGAAAAATGGACGCAACCTGCTATTGAATCCTTCATTAACGCCGTTAGTCAATTGCATGCAGTCTGGTATGGTAGAACTAGCGAACTAAGCGGTTTCTCCTGTTTTAAAAACGTTTTAAATGCCAATAAAATGCAAGAATTTATGCCTTACTGGCAAGCGCTTGCAAGCGCTGTCGAGCATGCAGCCATACCATTCTTGAGTAAAACTGACTATGATTTACACCAGCAATGGATTCATACTATTCTTAAGTGGCGCCCCCACATTGATAATATGAAAAAAACCCTCGTGCAAAACGACTGTGTACCTAAAAATGTGGGGATTAATTTAAGTAGCAAATTCACAGAGGTTTACCTCTATGACTGGGAAATTGCTACTATTCATGTTCCGCAAAGAGATTTGGTGGAATTTTTAGCTTATGTGCTCCCCCACTCCTTTAGCAAAGAATTGCTCAACAGCTATATAGAACGTCATCGTCAGCAACTCACTTTGCACAACCAATATCCGATTGATGAAAAGGAATGGCATTTTGGCTTTCTCTACAGTGCTTATGATTATTTGATTCAACGGGTTTTGCCGCAACTCGTTTTTGAAAAATTAGAAGCACGGAATATTGAAACCGTTTATAAAAATACACGAAGGATGATTAATTTACTAACAGGAGAATAA
- a CDS encoding aspartate/glutamate racemase family protein, producing MTHIRVILPGYNTKVLNMDMLKPYITPELELSIAYVNVAVDAVRHELDMALLAPGLIKQAMLAEREKVSAIVIDLMAEIALAPLREAVTIPVVSLPEATMHVAAMMGRKFAIINTTEELTAIQENLARNYGLWEHLACVQGIQLDPHADYTSDKTIESLVEQCADAVIKKQADTLIFGSGRLIAYRDKISKGLNERGIDVTIIEPLPTGIYFAKFLADAKITHSKRVYRSPDSKTLKVYEKILSAFNSSV from the coding sequence GTGACGCATATACGAGTAATTTTACCCGGTTATAATACTAAAGTGTTAAACATGGATATGTTAAAACCTTATATCACTCCTGAACTTGAATTAAGTATTGCCTATGTCAATGTGGCAGTTGACGCTGTTCGCCATGAACTCGACATGGCCCTACTTGCCCCAGGTTTAATCAAACAGGCAATGCTTGCAGAAAGGGAAAAGGTTTCTGCTATTGTCATTGACCTGATGGCCGAAATTGCCCTAGCTCCTTTACGTGAAGCAGTTACAATACCAGTGGTCAGTTTGCCTGAGGCTACCATGCATGTCGCAGCCATGATGGGACGTAAATTTGCCATCATCAACACTACGGAAGAGTTAACTGCCATTCAGGAAAATCTTGCAAGAAATTATGGACTTTGGGAACACTTGGCTTGCGTGCAAGGGATTCAGCTGGATCCCCATGCCGATTATACATCAGACAAAACGATTGAAAGTCTTGTTGAACAATGCGCGGACGCTGTTATTAAAAAGCAAGCAGATACACTTATTTTTGGTTCAGGACGACTTATTGCTTATCGTGACAAAATTAGCAAAGGGCTTAATGAACGAGGTATTGATGTGACCATCATTGAGCCGCTTCCTACGGGTATCTATTTTGCAAAATTTCTGGCGGATGCAAAAATCACTCACAGCAAACGAGTCTATCGCTCCCCTGACAGCAAAACTTTAAAAGTTTACGAAAAAATTCTCAGCGCTTTTAATTCTTCGGTTTAA
- a CDS encoding CoA-binding protein: protein MNVETQINQFLSSNAYGVVGASSRRHKFGNKVLRCYLQNGKTAYPVNPGESMIEGIASVANVSDLPASVESISIITPAAVTEKIVEEAIRKGIKNIWMQPGAESEKAIERCKKSQVNVIAGGPCLLVELGFRD, encoded by the coding sequence ATGAATGTAGAGACACAAATTAATCAGTTTTTATCCTCAAACGCTTATGGTGTTGTAGGCGCTTCAAGCAGGCGACACAAGTTTGGCAACAAAGTGCTACGTTGCTATCTGCAGAACGGTAAAACAGCTTATCCTGTTAATCCGGGAGAGTCGATGATTGAAGGCATCGCCTCCGTTGCCAATGTGAGTGATTTACCGGCCAGTGTCGAGAGTATTTCTATTATTACTCCTGCTGCTGTTACAGAAAAAATAGTTGAGGAAGCGATAAGAAAGGGAATTAAAAATATTTGGATGCAACCAGGGGCTGAGAGTGAGAAAGCCATTGAACGGTGTAAAAAAAGTCAGGTGAATGTAATTGCTGGTGGCCCATGCCTTCTAGTCGAATTAGGATTTAGAGATTAG